In Alternaria dauci strain A2016 chromosome 9, whole genome shotgun sequence, the following proteins share a genomic window:
- a CDS encoding 40S ribosomal protein eS10 — protein MLIPKADRKKIHEYLFREGVLVAKKDFNLPKHGEIDTKNLYVVKACQSLTSRGYLKTRFSWQWYYYTLTPEGLDYLREWLHLPAEIVPQTHIKQQRSAPPRGMLGGDDRERRGGGRGGRGGDRGGDRDGYRRRDAGEKAEGGAPGEFKPEFRGGFGRGRGAAPAS, from the exons ATGCTCATCCCCAAGGCCGACCGCAAGAAGATCCACGA GTACCTCTTCCGAG AGGGAGTTTTGGTTGCTAAGAAGGACTTCAACCTTCCCAAGCACGGCGAGATCGACACCAAGAACCTTTACGTTGTCAAGGCTT GCCAGTCTTTGACCTCGCGCGGCTACCTCAAGACCCGCTTCTCGTGGCAATGGTACTACTACACCCTCACCCCTGAGGGTCTTGACTACCTCCGTGAATGGCTCCACCTCCCTGCCGAGATCGTTCCCCAGACCCACATCAAGCAGCAGCGCTCTGCTCCTCCCCGGGGCATGCTCGGCGGTGACGACCGTGAGCGCCGCGGTGGAGGCCGTGGTGGACGTGGCGGTGACCGTGGTGGTGACCGTGACGGCTACCGCCGCCGTGATGCCGGCGAGAAGGCTGAGGGCGGCGCCCCCGGCGAGTTCAAGCCCGAGTTCCGTGGTGGCTTTGGCCGTGGACGTGGTGCTGCTCCTGCTTCGTAA